The stretch of DNA aggAAACTTCTTTTGTTGTGTTGCAACTATGCATGTGATTTTTGTATTTTAGGTGTTCTTATTACTTTGGCAAGATGTATTGCCACTCTGCTTGTTAAGGTTTCTAATCAAGTTTCCCTGATAAATTGGATCACAGCTTTCATCCCGGTTAAATCGGCCCAATTTCTTTGAATAAAGATCAAGCAATACATGTATCTGATAACTTACAACTAGGTGTTCTAATTAAAATTATGATTTCTTTTGTTAACTTGTTCAGTTCTTAAAGAAAAATTTTTCTTGTCACTGTATTTTTTTTTCCAAAGAGGGTGGGATCAGCCACTACATGtgcgatgacaggtgggcccggactGACGTAAGTAAAGTAAGTAAATTGGTCAAGGAGGTCCAGAAGGTTCCGTGGGAGTGGGAGTGGGAGCTGCAGGGACGTATTTAAAGATGTGCCGGACCTGAGGGTCAAATCTGCAAAAGGACCAAACTCACGCGACGACGAAGAAAGAAGCGGAGACCGGAGATCGAGATCGCCGGTGGGAGAGATGGAGCCGAGACGAGCGATCCACCGCAGATccggcgcgctcctcctcctcctcgccgctgtattcgcggcggccgccggcgcctccgcctccgccatcGGCGACAAGTGCGCCGCCTGCAAAGCCGTCGCGGTGAGATCATCCCTTCTGCCTTCCGTCCTCCTCTCAGTTCCTAGCCTCCAAGGTTCCATCTTTTATCTTTATTACCGCTCGCCGCTAAGCCATCTTCCGGAGATGATCGGAGCCCTGGATCTCCATGGATTTAGTGCAGACGTGGTAGACTTCTGAAAGTTTCAGCGGCCTGTGTTTGAGAGGCACATTGTGGTAGCAGAAGATCTGATGTGTTGTTGTTCGGTCTTGTTTTTGCAGGCTGAGCTAGAGATTGGAATATCAAGTGTAAGTAAAACTTCCTATTATTTACAAGCAGTTACCATTGTTTTGGTGCTTCATTTCTGCTACCATCTGCAGTGCTGATTTGGTGGTTATGTGTTTCTTCCAGTTTCTTGTTAACTGTCCTGAATTCTCTTAATGCAGGAGAAACCAAGAAACCACTTGGACTTGCGTAACAGGTTAAATTCGAAAGGTCAGCGCGAGGGGAAGGTCATCGATTACAGGTATATCATCTAATACTGCGCTACCCCTCTGCTGTTCAATGGTTAAAATGCGGTAAAAAAGAGTATACTCGACTACAACAGTACAGAAGCGTGCATTATAACAAATATTGGAACATCAAATGGACACAATGTGATGCAGAGGAATACTGACAATTTACCATACGTTTGCTAATACTAAACACTACATGGACTctttttgttcatcttgggtgcATCTCAGCACTTGCATAATAAATGATGGACATAATTTTTACCTTTTTTTTTGCATTGGTATGTCCTTGATTCTCTATGTGCGGTGCAGAGTCAGTGAGCTTCGGATTGTAGAGCTTCTGGATGACCTATGTGATAAGATGCAAGACTATACGCTGCAGAAGGTATAAAATGAAGCTACACAACTGTTTTAGAATTTTGTTACTGCACACTGCCATCTTATTCAGGCTAGATCTTTTCTTCAACGTATTAAGTTGTCTACTCGGATATATGGATATATTATAATCCGTCTAGTATTAAACTGTTGATCTGTTCTCTATAGTTTGAGCACCAGCCAAAGCATTTTAGTCATCTAATAAACTGAACTGTGTGCAGTTGGAATCAGGCGAAAAAGAATGGGTGAAAGTACCAAGCTGGAGCAGTTTTCAAACTGGTAAGTTAGGATATTTGTGGCACCTGTTTACTCTTTTGACTGAGTTTAAGTTGTTACCACACCATAAACACAGGAGAATCACGGCCATACCCCATAGTTTGTTCTGCTTATTCTTCTTGCTCAGTTGTTCCACACAAGTGTCATCTCAGGAAATGCAGCAAGCCCTAGATTAGAAGTGTATATCCCCAGTGCTCGCCATGATAGTCTTATTACAAGGACCCCCAGACTCGACGATGCCAATACAATCATGCAGGACATCATTGAGAGATAGTCTTCATAAGTAAGAGTCAGTATCCATTACAAGGAAATGAACTTGTAGATACATTGAGCTAAATAACAAGCAAATGATAACCGCTACTCTGTATTGGATTGTTCTTATTGCGATATAATGAATATGAGCTGTAAAGAAGTGTGAATTGTAGTTACTAATCGTTTACTGATTGTCTGATAATTTGTTTGTAGATAAGAAAGCTGCAGCACGAGCACACTCCAAAAATCTATCCAGTTACTGTGGAAGGTATGGTGCAGTTTTCAGTACTTCAGAGAATTGAACTGATGGAAAACAGAGTTTATTTCTCCTAAATATGCTAGTACAGAACTTTGAACATACCAGCCTagactttgtactaaatcagcgacaagtaatatggatctgaGGGAGTAGTAAACTTGGGCAAAAAAGTAATTTATCTCTGCTCTCATTAACCTTTTATTACCTATTTTTTGTTTGCTTGATTTAACATATTTTATATAGCATAGCCATCATCTTGTTAGTGAAGTGTATAAAGGGCGCTCGTCCTTCTTCAGTAAAACCTTGTAACTGACTAACAGTGCGTTGGGCGTGTGGCCTTGTTGCCAACGACCCCTTGTAACCCCATTGAGTGTGGACGGAGCTCTGATGTAGCCTTAATAAAGCTCTCAGGTTTCTGTCTAAAAACATGAAGAACTCTGTTTTTCCCTATTTGTGTAAGGTCAAATTTGCTTGTAGTAGGTGCTTAGTTTGGCAAAGAATTAGATTGCTTTAGAAATGCAGATTTAACGGTTGTCGAAAGATGATATTACCTTTCTTGGCTTTTGAAGAATTGTGTTGGCTATTGAATAAGTGAATCACTGGGCGTGCTGACAAAGTTCACTTATCGCGCAGGTTACTGGAGGAAACTGAGGACGAGGTACTTCTTGTCTTGGATGGCATTACCCTTTAGACAGTATTTTATAGATTTTTGTAAAGATCAGATGACTTTTTTTCCACTTATTTGGTAGCTGTGTTTTGTTTTTTTAACTGTGGAGATCTGTAAAGTTGTTGGCAGAAGGCCTAACATGGGTTATTTTTTTCTATTGCAGCTTGCTGAGTGGATAAAAACAAGCTCGGCAGAATCCGCGGACGTGAGCCAGGCCCTTTGCCAGGATATTAGCAAACACTGCCAGTCCACAAGGTATATGATGTATCAGCATATATATGAATCAGCTGATTCGCGCCCTTTGCACTTACTCGAACTGGCTAACGTTTTCTCATTGTTTCCTTCTCCTTCCTGCCATCTCCAGTGCTACAGCCCCGGTCGACGATGAACTATAACAGCACGTGTTAGCTCCCCATATTTACTCGACAAAGAAAAGCAGATGAATGCCTGAGAAGCGTCAAAGAAGAAGTTCCATTAGGATATGAGGCTGTGATGTCTTAGCGTCTGCATTTTTACACACTCGCATTGTTGTCTTAAAGAGGGACTTGCAGATTTTCACATATGATTACTGATGTATTGAGAACATTCAAACTTTGAGGAATTTCTGCATGCTGAATTACAGTTAGCAGCATGGTTGATCCAAGCTAGCTCAACTCGTGCGTGTGCTAACCAACAGACAAGGCGCCAGTTGATCCAAGCGGGTGCACGCTCACTGTCACTGGTATTTCAATATGAAATTACTACTTCTCTGGAATATCTGAAACTGATACTTGTCATGCGTGTAACTTGTTATTTCATTGTGGTCTGTGTTGAAATAGCTGTTCAAAATATAAATTGAAACTGTTTGTATCGCATTTGGAATAGTCAATTCCAATTCTTTTGAgaaaatatgaaattggaatggctGAAATGACATTTTAAAGAAATTGGAATCCTTGATCTCACCCATTTGAAATAACCAGTTTCACTTTTTTTGTGGTGTGCGAGATTGTAATATTAAATAAATGTTTGTTCAAAATTCAAAATTGTTACGTCCATCGGGTTTCTTTCGTCCACCTTGCTCGATCCCCTTTCCCTTTCTTTCTACACTGCGCCCAAACCCACTGAAAACAACACAGAAATGGAGGGCGAGAGGCAGCAGCCGCCGGCGGCTCCAAGGTGCTGGACGACGACGACCTCCTCGCGGAGATCCTCCTCCGCGTAGCCCTCCCCACCACCCTCCTCCGCGTCGCGCTCGTCTGCAAGCGCTGGCTGGGGCACGCGTCCGGCCGCGCCTTCCTCCGCCGCTTCCGCAAGCTCCACCCGCCCCGCCTCCTCGGCTTCTACGTCGAGGGCGACAGGGACGTCCCGGCCGACCCGCCGGCCTTCGTCCCGGTGCTGCCCCAGCCCGCAGAActcgccgccgtcctccgccgcGCAAGCTTCAGCTTGGACATCTACAACGGCCAATTGGTCCAGATCCACGACTGCCGGAACGGCAGCGTCTTCGTCCAGGTCGGGAGCGAGGGCAGGGCGGTCATGAGGGTGCACACCCCGCTGTGCCCTCGGAGACCCGTCGCCTTCATCCCGCCGCTCCCGCGCCCCGCACTCCGGCCCCGTGGTCTCTGCAGCTTCATGCAGATCCTCTCGACGGAGGAAAGGGGCGATCCAACTCCCACGGGGCGCCAAGCACGATGGGTGCGGCGCCACCATGCTGGCACGGGCTCATGATGCTTCCGGTGTGTATTTCGTCCTCGTCGAGGAGTTTCGGCTTCTCATCTGGCTCCACAGGGGG from Triticum dicoccoides isolate Atlit2015 ecotype Zavitan chromosome 6A, WEW_v2.0, whole genome shotgun sequence encodes:
- the LOC119319634 gene encoding uncharacterized protein LOC119319634 isoform X1, whose translation is MEPRRAIHRRSGALLLLLAAVFAAAAGASASAIGDKCAACKAVAAELEIGISSEKPRNHLDLRNRLNSKGQREGKVIDYRVSELRIVELLDDLCDKMQDYTLQKLESGEKEWVKVPSWSSFQTDKKAAARAHSKNLSSYCGRLLEETEDELAEWIKTSSAESADVSQALCQDISKHCQSTSATAPVDDEL
- the LOC119319634 gene encoding uncharacterized protein LOC119319634 isoform X2, whose amino-acid sequence is MIGALDLHGFSADVAELEIGISSEKPRNHLDLRNRLNSKGQREGKVIDYRVSELRIVELLDDLCDKMQDYTLQKLESGEKEWVKVPSWSSFQTDKKAAARAHSKNLSSYCGRLLEETEDELAEWIKTSSAESADVSQALCQDISKHCQSTSATAPVDDEL